Proteins from a genomic interval of Nasonia vitripennis strain AsymCx chromosome 3, Nvit_psr_1.1, whole genome shotgun sequence:
- the LOC100119155 gene encoding isoleucine--tRNA ligase, cytoplasmic: MGDKLPESISFPQEEEVISELWKKLDVFKNCLKQSKGKPRYSFYDGPPFATGLPHYGHILAGTIKDIVTRYAHQRGFHVERRFGWDTHGLPVEFEIDKALDIKGPDDVMKMGIDNYNKECRKIVMRYASEWEKIIGRLGRWIDFQNDYKTLYPWYMESIWWVFKQMFDKGLVYKGVKVMPFSTGCNTPLSNFESGQNYKDVVETAVVVSFPLVDEPNVSILAWTTTPWTLPSNLALCCNANFEYVEVLDHESGKHYILLESSIGLIYKSEDLYTVKGKRKGSDLLGKSYEPLFTYFAYMKEKGAFRVLNDNYVTADSGTGVVHQAPYFGEDDYRCCLAAGIIARDQETICPVDSRGCFTDPVKDFQGLYIKDADKEIIKNLQSRKRLVHSGSHKHSYPYCWRSDTPLIYKAVPSWFIRVESIKDKLLQCNSETYWVPDYVKDKRFGNWLRDARDWAISRNRYWGNPIPLWVSEDGKEVVCVGSIAELEKLTGQKITDIHRESIDHLKIPSVRPGQPPLSRVPEVFDCWFESGSMPYAQMHYPFERVKEFEESFPADFIAEGIDQTRGWFYTLLVISTALFGKPAFKNLIANGLILASDGQKMSKRKKNYPDPMEVVNKYGADALRLYLINSPVVRAENLRFKEDGVRDIVKDVLLPWYNAFRFLLQNIERYEHETGKTFVYEATHTLSGNLMDRWILSFTETLLNFLKTEMQAYRLYTVLPRLIKYIDNLTNWYVRMNRRRLKAEGTAQQEDCRAALNTLFRVVYTMVRINAPFTPFLAEFMFQRLVRYLEPGSAAAAKGSSVHYQMIPDASNELIDERIERAVACLQEVIELGRVVRDRRTIPVKYPLPEIVVIHQDAALLEQLLELESYLKEELNVRKLTVTNDKRKYGVSLRAEPDHKTLGARLKNDFKSVSAAIRELSDAQLQSFLASKEIEVLGHKLEEHELRIMFSFSGPAASELSARYEAHSTGNLLVLLDCTPDESMQQEGLAREFINRVQKLRKKAKLVPLDEASLYYEIKPESCPFADVVKSHQEFIETTTRTPQKSMKEMPKSAKPVIEETMNVKGVELRLVLLTTGNRSQQQQQQQQPKQQQQPKQQQQFQSSGVPPFAKYVNVQLVGMQPRFGAKGEFATVLLDQTLNHATLKTEITKIFGLYGCHYDLFVKGKLIDDKTNIQSLNGSLVRAITKNAQERLSANEAEPVLNGPVCPFVNVQKGEKKTSVLLENPRGDFTLNHQNLRQRLRQLFPGSNFLLPPAPVQLLNGLTITC, encoded by the exons ATGGGCGACAAATTACCGGAGTCTATTAGCTTTCCTCAGGAGGAAGAAGTTATTTCTGAGCTATGGAAAAAACTCgatgttttcaaaaattgcCTCAAGCAATCAAAGGGCAAACCACGTTACTCCTTCTATGATGGACCACCCTTTGCAACTGGTTTACCTCATTATGGTCATATTTTGGCTGGTACCATCAAAGATATTGTGACAAG GTACGCGCATCAGAGAGGCTTTCATGTAGAAAGGAGATTCGGTTGGGATACCCATGGATTACCAGTAGAATTTGAAATTGATAAAGCTTTAGACATCAAAGGACCAGATGATGTAATGAAAATGGGTATAGACAATTACAATAAGGAGTGTAGAAAGATTGTTATGAGGTATGCCTCAGAATGGGAAAAAATCATTGGAAGACTCGGTAGATGGATAGATTTTCAGAATGATTACAAAACTTTGTATCCATGGTATATGGAATCCATATGGTGGGTTTTCAAGCAAATGTTCGACAAGGGCTTGGTTTATAAAGGTGTCAAGGTGATGCCTTTCTCAACTGGATGCAACACACCTCTTTCAAATTTTGAATCAGGTCAAAACTATAAAGATGTGGTTGAAACAGCTGTTGTTGTATCGTTCCCTCTCGTCGATGAACCAAATGTTAGCATACTTGCTTGGACAACAACACCATGGACCTTACCTAGCAATCTTGCTTTATGCTGTAATGCAAACTTTGAATACGTGGAAGTTTTGGATCATGAATCTGGAAaacattatattttattggaatCTAGCATAGGACTTATTTATAAAAGTGAAGATTTATATACTGTTAAAGGAAAAAGGAAAGGTTCTGACTTGTTGGGCAAGTCCTATGAACCCCTATTTACATATTTTGCTTACATGAAGGAAAAAG GTGCATTTAGAGTACTGAATGATAATTATGTCACTGCGGATTCTGGTACTGGTGTGGTTCACCAAGCCCCTTACTTTGGAGAGGATGATTACCGTTGCTGTTTGGCTGCAGGAATCATCGCTAGAGATCAAGAAACTATTTGTCCTGTAGATAGTAGAGGCTGTTTCACAGATCCAGTCAAAGATTTCCAAGGACTTTACATCAAAGATGCTGACAAGGAAATCATAAAGAACCTGCAGTCTAGAAAAAGACTGGTTCACAGTGGAAGTCATAAGCATAGCTATCCCTATTGTTGGCGCTCTGACACACCCTTGATTTACAAAGCTGTGCCTTCTTGGTTCATCAGAGTCGAGTCAATCAAGGACAAGCTCTTACAATGTAACTCTGAAACGTACTGGGTGCCGGATTACGTCAAGGATAAACGATTCGGCAATTGGTTGAGGGATGCGAGAGACTGGGCTATCAGTAGGAATCGTTACTGGGGCAATCCGATACCGCTGTGGGTTTCCGAGGATGGCAAGGAAGTAGTTTGCGTTGGAAGCATCGCCGAACTCGAAAAATTGACTGGACAAAAG ATCACGGATATTCATCGAGAGAGCATCGATCATCTGAAAATCCCGTCAGTTCGTCCCGGTCAGCCACCTCTGAGTCGAGTACCGGAAGTTTTCGACTGCTGGTTTGAGTCAGGTTCCATGCCTTACGCTCAGATGCACTATCCATTCGAGAGAGTCAAGGAATTCGAGGAGAGCTTCCCTGCTGACTTTATCGCAGAAGGTATCGACCAGACGCGCGGATGGTTCTACACTCTGCTCGTCATCTCTACGGCTCTGTTCGGCAAGCCTGCCTTCAAGAACCTCATTGCTAACGGGCTCATCCTCGCGTCCGACGGCCAGAAGATGTCCAAGCGTAAGAAGAATTACCCAGATCCTATGGAAGTGGTCAACAAGTACGGTGCCGACGCCTTGAGGCTCTACCTCATCAACTCGCCGGTTGTCAGGGCGGAGAACCTGCGATTTAAGGAAGATGGCGTGCGCGACATCGTCAAGGACGTCCTTTTGCCCTGGTACAACGCCTTCCGTTTCCTCCTCCAGAACATCGAGAGGTACGAACACGAGACCGGAAAGACTTTTGTTTACGAGGCCACCCACACGCTTTCGGGCAACCTCATGGACCGCTGGATTCTCTCCTTTACCGAAACGTTGCTCAACTTCCTGAAGACTGAAATGCAGGCCTATCGACTCTACACCGTGTTGCCACGACTCATCAAATACATCGACAACCTCACCAACTGGTACGTGCGCATGAATCGCAGGCGGCTCAAGGCCGAAGGAACCGCGCAGCAAGAAGACTGCCGTGCTGCGCTGAACACCCTCTTCCGCGTGGTCTACACGATGGTCCGCATCAACGCCCCGTTCACGCCCTTCCTCGCCGAGTTCATGTTCCAGCGGCTGGTCCGCTACCTTGAGCCGGGCTCTGCAGCCGCCGCCAAAGGGTCGAGTGTCCATTACCAGATGATCCCGGATGCCAGCAACGAGCTCATCGACGAGCGCATCGAGCGCGCTGTCGCCTGCCTGCAGGAAGTTATCGAGCTTGGTCGCGTTGTTCGTGACCGTCGTACCATCCCTGTGAAGTATCCGCTGCCCGAAATCGTGGTCATTCACCAAGATGCTGCTCTTCTCGAGCAGCTGCTGGAACTCGAGTCGTACCTCAAAGAGGAGCTCAATGTTAGGAAGCTTACCGTCACGAATGACAAGCGCAAGTACGGAGTGAGTTTGAGGGCCGAGCCCGATCACAAGACTCTTGGAGCCAGACTCAAGAACGACTTCAAGTCTGTGAGCGCAGCCATCCGGGAGCTCAGTGATGCGCAGCTGCAAAGCTTCCTCGCCTCCAAAGAGATCGAGGTGTTGGGACATAAGCTCGAGGAGCACGAGCTCCGCATCATGTTCAGCTTCAGCGGACCAGCGGCAAGCGAACTCTCAGCACGCTATGAGGCTCATAGCACGGGTAACCTCCTGGTGCTGCTCGACTGCACACCCGATGAGAGCATGCAGCAGGAAGGCTTGGCGCGCGAGTTCATCAACCGTGTGCAGAAACTCCGAAAGAAGGCGAAGCTTGTACCGCTCGATGAGGCAAGTCTGTACTACGAGATTAAGCCCGAGAGTTGTCCCTTCGCTGATGTTGTGAAGAGCCACCAGGAATTCATTGAAACGACCACCAGGACGCCGCAGAAGAGCATGAAGGAGATGCCAAAATCCGCTAAACCCGTCATCGAAGAGACCATGAACGTCAAGGGCGTCGAGCTGAGGCTGGTTCTGCTTACCACCGGCAATCGGtctcaacaacaacaacaacaacagcagccaaaacagcaacagcagccaAAGCAGCAACAACAATTTCAAAGCAGCGGAGTCCCGCCTTTCGCCAAATACGTCAACGTTCAGTTAGTCGGCATGCAGCCTAGATTTGGAGCCAAAGGAGAGTTTGCAACTGTTCTATTAGATCAGACTCTGAATCACGCGACTCTGAAGACTGAGATTACCAAGATATTTGGTCTCTACGGGTGTCACTATGACCTGTTCGTCAAAGGCAAATTGATCGACGACAAAACTAACATCCAGTCACTCAATGGCTCTCTGGTTCGCGCCATCACCAAGAATGCTCAAGAACGTTTGTCCGCGAACGAGGCAGAGCCGGTACTTAACGGACCAGTTTGCCCCTTCGTGAACGTACAAAAGGGCGAGAAAAAAACCAGTGTTTTGTTGGAGAACCCAAGAGGTGACTTCACTTTGAACCATCAGAACCTGAGGCAAAGACTACGACAGCTTTTCCCTGGCAGCAATTTCTTACTACCGCCTGCACCCGTCCAACTGTTGAATGGCTTAACAATCACgtgttga